The following proteins are co-located in the Heliorestis convoluta genome:
- a CDS encoding metal-dependent hydrolase, whose amino-acid sequence MLWKTHALAGASLGVFLSNQVDTAIFIPSLAGTPVEPYAILAIGAMAGALGSLLPDIDHPSSKLGSKLLLLPSLLKITIGHRGPTHSIVGAVTVSFLVWLLLSMIYPLTNMALYVLLLAGYISHLVLDSLNPQGVAWLWPVTRKKFRIPMFDTGGVGESLIVIPSLVVLLILVMVL is encoded by the coding sequence ATGCTGTGGAAAACACACGCCTTGGCTGGAGCAAGCCTGGGCGTTTTTCTTTCGAATCAAGTCGATACTGCTATCTTTATCCCTTCACTGGCCGGAACTCCTGTTGAACCATATGCTATTCTTGCAATAGGCGCGATGGCAGGTGCTCTAGGTTCACTACTACCAGATATAGATCATCCAAGCAGCAAGCTTGGGAGCAAATTATTACTGCTCCCAAGCTTGCTAAAAATAACAATAGGACACCGTGGACCAACTCACTCAATCGTGGGGGCGGTCACGGTGTCCTTTCTTGTATGGCTTTTGCTGTCGATGATCTATCCATTAACAAACATGGCTCTCTATGTACTATTGCTGGCCGGTTATATTTCTCATCTAGTACTTGATAGCCTTAATCCGCAAGGTGTAGCTTGGTTGTGGCCTGTTACAAGAAAGAAATTCAGAATACCTATGTTTGATACAGGTGGAGTAGGAGAGAGCTTAATAGTCATCCCATCATTAGTAGTACTTCTTATCTTAGTTATGGTTTTGTAG
- a CDS encoding ATP-binding protein, with amino-acid sequence MSHWLEDQNSSLEGANRNTFLTKEKLFESEHFAELSLDILLVHDYNWQIITINSAIEEILGFKPEEVIGKRCIDLVHPEERENVQNIIAENTKKKVKYKNRILCKDGTYKWFQLNAIPIEKENRIFVVGRDVTEKERMMEQLKKSERLNLISQLAAGLGHEIRNPLQSVRGFLQLFVKKYQNEKEHLELMISELDRANHIITEFLSLSKNRSKNPVPLNLNSVVANLFPLIQAKAFTEGKDVRLDLNISANIIGDEEELKQLILNFAQNGIEAMEPQKTLTIRTASDQSYVLLTVIDEGKGIPSEVYSKMGTPFVTSKADGTGLGLAVCYSIAERHKAKIEVETSSNGTSFSVKFPKKLK; translated from the coding sequence TTGAGTCACTGGCTAGAAGATCAAAACTCTAGCTTGGAAGGAGCTAATAGGAATACATTTTTAACGAAAGAAAAGTTATTCGAATCAGAACACTTTGCTGAACTATCTTTAGACATATTACTAGTTCACGATTATAATTGGCAAATTATCACGATAAACTCTGCTATTGAAGAAATACTTGGATTTAAACCTGAAGAAGTGATTGGTAAGAGATGTATAGACTTAGTTCATCCAGAAGAACGAGAAAATGTTCAGAATATCATAGCGGAAAATACAAAAAAGAAAGTCAAATACAAAAATCGTATTTTATGTAAAGATGGTACTTATAAGTGGTTTCAGTTAAATGCGATTCCTATAGAAAAAGAAAACCGAATTTTCGTTGTTGGCAGAGATGTAACTGAAAAAGAGCGAATGATGGAGCAGTTAAAGAAATCTGAACGACTAAACTTAATTAGTCAACTCGCTGCTGGGTTAGGACATGAAATTCGGAATCCCTTGCAATCTGTTAGAGGGTTCTTACAACTTTTCGTAAAAAAGTATCAAAACGAAAAAGAACACTTAGAACTGATGATTTCAGAATTAGACAGAGCGAACCACATAATCACGGAATTTTTGTCGCTCTCGAAAAATAGATCGAAGAATCCCGTACCACTTAACTTAAACAGTGTGGTAGCTAATCTTTTTCCATTGATCCAAGCGAAGGCTTTTACAGAAGGGAAGGATGTCAGATTAGACTTAAACATTTCTGCAAATATAATTGGTGACGAAGAAGAGCTGAAACAACTAATATTAAATTTTGCTCAAAATGGCATTGAAGCAATGGAACCCCAAAAAACTCTTACAATACGAACTGCTTCAGACCAATCTTACGTTCTACTTACTGTTATCGATGAGGGAAAAGGTATTCCTTCAGAGGTTTACAGCAAGATGGGGACTCCCTTTGTTACAAGTAAGGCCGATGGAACAGGTCTGGGATTGGCTGTTTGTTACAGTATTGCGGAACGGCACAAAGCAAAAATAGAAGTAGAAACAAGTTCTAATGGGACAAGCTTTTCAGTAAAGTTTCCAAAAAAGTTGAAATAG
- a CDS encoding replication-relaxation family protein: protein MADNLSNLTKRDKDILVTLYHNRTLTINQIYRMFFPRSLEYCYSRLKKLEKVFGVINGKVLKAPLGSRDNPAGTGIEAKCYVLTEKGIRLAEKSQGLPQTRQACYNAPSDQSKLRLQTKINDVLVAVVEHGLSQELEWIDSRTLKEQYSLSRNLYLAGAVAKRGKDPNLLWYLPEHSTERAITNIFNQVSTVADEGRHQNIAVLCETTDVWKNAIKHYKSLPSHSQPILNRLSIIHAKDVPYLLWHESDRMKQVLEEELEQDLTSAEYGERRFRYTTKEGKKIAELFISDVRHVRQINHYVVQPGYEDDLIVCYCNPDYLEVLDQPVLDKLELRFVGFRPQPLLEPVVYEREWKRNRRVSFTIPEEVYSKLQKEVENRGLDTVEEFIKEMIERKTVEI from the coding sequence TTGGCTGACAACCTAAGCAACCTAACGAAACGTGATAAAGATATACTGGTTACGCTGTACCATAACAGAACATTGACAATCAACCAAATCTATCGCATGTTCTTTCCTCGTTCCTTGGAATATTGCTACAGTCGATTAAAAAAACTCGAGAAAGTTTTCGGTGTGATAAACGGAAAGGTCCTAAAAGCACCATTAGGCAGCCGAGACAATCCTGCTGGAACAGGCATCGAAGCGAAATGCTATGTACTAACGGAAAAAGGAATTCGCCTTGCAGAAAAATCTCAAGGACTGCCACAAACAAGACAAGCCTGCTACAACGCTCCAAGTGACCAATCTAAACTTCGGTTGCAAACGAAAATTAATGACGTATTGGTTGCTGTGGTAGAGCATGGGCTATCTCAAGAGCTTGAGTGGATAGATTCTAGAACCTTAAAAGAACAGTACAGCTTATCGCGAAACTTGTACCTAGCGGGTGCTGTCGCTAAGCGAGGAAAGGACCCCAACTTACTCTGGTACCTACCAGAACACTCTACTGAAAGAGCGATAACAAATATATTTAACCAGGTTAGTACCGTAGCAGACGAAGGAAGGCACCAAAACATAGCAGTTCTATGCGAAACGACAGATGTCTGGAAAAACGCTATAAAGCATTACAAGAGCCTTCCATCCCACAGCCAACCCATCCTAAACAGGCTGAGTATCATTCATGCAAAAGATGTTCCTTATCTGCTTTGGCATGAAAGCGACCGCATGAAGCAGGTCTTAGAAGAAGAACTAGAGCAAGACCTTACATCAGCAGAATACGGAGAACGAAGATTTCGTTACACGACGAAAGAAGGTAAAAAGATTGCAGAGCTATTCATTTCCGATGTTCGTCATGTCAGACAAATTAATCATTACGTAGTTCAACCAGGTTATGAAGATGATCTAATTGTCTGCTACTGCAATCCTGATTACTTAGAGGTGCTGGATCAACCCGTTCTAGATAAACTCGAGCTACGGTTTGTCGGCTTCAGACCACAACCTTTGTTAGAGCCTGTCGTGTATGAGAGGGAATGGAAAAGAAATAGGCGAGTGAGCTTTACTATCCCGGAAGAAGTGTATTCGAAGTTACAGAAAGAAGTGGAAAATAGGGGATTGGATACTGTAGAAGAGTTTATAAAAGAGATGATTGAAAGGAAGACTGTCGAGATTTAA
- a CDS encoding ParM/StbA family protein produces the protein MFKIGIDLGYGYTKGINQEGRTIIFPSIIGAAHDRMTELFGQDTGTLEALHVQIKDKNNDSEHFVGDLARKESLSSSFTLERNKISNDNTKVLLSTSLAMLVPSQTVSLHVVTGLPFEHYLDQRKTFEEAYKGYQSEVYFHGGPLKDSRRQIRIDRLTIFPQAAGAAYSLLQTAEGKMRYPELFVRGSIIAVVDVGFKTTDYVVFEMTPSLSLRRDLSGTINIGISSLYRPLQILFNKRTGGQIDMNEVEILLQTGTIFFAGQERDFREDIKRIKEAVAKEIRNKVLASWGSKADLIRMVFLVGGGSRELGEDLKTIHPLAKISDDPQMANARGFLSVAKMTELAEKKTGSA, from the coding sequence ATGTTTAAGATTGGTATTGACCTTGGCTATGGCTACACCAAAGGAATTAACCAAGAAGGAAGAACAATTATTTTTCCTTCAATCATAGGCGCAGCCCATGATCGTATGACAGAACTGTTTGGTCAGGATACAGGAACACTTGAAGCGCTACATGTGCAAATAAAAGACAAAAATAATGACAGTGAGCATTTTGTAGGGGACCTAGCACGTAAAGAATCATTGTCTTCGAGCTTCACGTTGGAAAGAAATAAAATAAGCAATGATAATACCAAGGTGCTTCTGTCAACGTCTTTAGCTATGCTAGTTCCTTCTCAGACCGTTAGTTTGCATGTTGTAACAGGTTTACCCTTTGAGCACTACCTAGACCAGCGTAAGACTTTTGAAGAAGCCTATAAAGGGTATCAAAGTGAAGTGTATTTCCATGGTGGTCCACTCAAAGATTCACGCAGACAGATTCGAATTGATAGGCTAACCATATTCCCACAAGCAGCAGGCGCTGCCTATTCACTTTTGCAAACTGCTGAAGGTAAGATGCGATATCCGGAATTGTTTGTTCGTGGATCTATCATCGCTGTAGTAGATGTTGGTTTTAAGACGACTGATTATGTAGTTTTTGAAATGACACCTTCCCTTTCCCTTCGCAGAGATTTATCAGGAACTATAAATATAGGAATCTCTAGCCTCTATCGCCCACTACAAATTCTCTTTAACAAAAGAACAGGTGGGCAGATTGATATGAACGAAGTTGAAATCCTTCTGCAAACAGGAACAATCTTTTTTGCTGGTCAAGAAAGAGACTTCAGAGAAGACATTAAGCGAATCAAAGAGGCCGTAGCAAAAGAGATTCGAAATAAAGTATTGGCTTCATGGGGAAGCAAAGCAGATCTAATTCGCATGGTATTTCTAGTTGGCGGTGGCAGCAGAGAACTCGGAGAAGATCTAAAAACGATCCATCCATTAGCCAAAATTTCCGATGATCCACAAATGGCGAACGCCCGAGGTTTTTTATCAGTGGCCAAGATGACGGAGTTGGCCGAAAAGAAAACAGGATCTGCTTGA
- a CDS encoding manganese catalase family protein has product MKIFGGTPQYGGPDSELAAALRYLTQRYTMPTKKAKGLLTDIGTEEMAHLEVIATLIYKLTKDVPADKMREAGLGAHYAHHDNALFYTDANGVPWTAAYIQSTGDPVTDLHEDMAAEQKARTTYEHLIDLTDDPGVKDALRFLREREVVHFQRFGEALNDVQFHLAHRHVF; this is encoded by the coding sequence ATGAAAATTTTTGGAGGTACTCCCCAGTATGGCGGACCTGATTCCGAGCTAGCAGCGGCGCTTCGTTATCTGACGCAGCGTTATACCATGCCGACCAAAAAAGCGAAAGGGCTTTTGACAGACATAGGAACGGAGGAAATGGCCCACCTCGAAGTCATTGCTACGCTCATCTATAAGCTAACGAAAGATGTGCCTGCTGATAAGATGCGTGAGGCTGGCTTAGGGGCTCATTATGCTCACCATGACAATGCTCTTTTCTATACCGATGCCAACGGTGTGCCCTGGACAGCGGCTTATATTCAGTCTACGGGCGATCCGGTGACTGATCTTCATGAAGATATGGCGGCGGAGCAGAAGGCACGGACCACCTATGAGCATCTCATCGATCTGACCGATGATCCTGGCGTGAAAGATGCGCTGCGCTTCCTTCGGGAGCGGGAAGTTGTGCATTTTCAGCGCTTTGGGGAAGCTTTGAATGATGTGCAGTTCCATTTGGCTCATCGGCATGTGTTTTAG
- a CDS encoding PAS domain-containing sensor histidine kinase has product MRYQEYRQSLKRKIHHLPTIVATFYAIIGATSIILFDFLFLQVVDAENLYYYPYEIWRGLIITALLYFTVRYFTNKIEKMDEELMEKHKSLQSAYREINTQLEALQKSERSRKQSEKRLTLLAKNSQDIIYRFQRNPFVFQYISPVIKKYTGYAPEDFYHNSSLISQVIHPDDQEKAKNVVQDGKISERDCFRWVHQDGRIFWMDYHRFLIRNEEGQIIAVEGIIRDITDTKLQQIELERQNELLLEYAEQLRKANTELTSLDRMKTEFLANTSHELRTPLNSVLGYLEMLKSDFCETEEEKKEYLKRIDDSAKELLDVIEEILAMAQIEAGNICLECTEVEVNDFLQNIKQLYESKMKHRFLSFEVVPLTESCHIRVDVNRLYQIFKSIIENSMKFTIKGKITIAAHRKKKFICFAIEDSGIGISKEDQENIFEKFVQVDGTIKRRYPGLGLGLTISRALTEKMDGSISIYSEGLGKGTTVMIILPVIEKNYEKKTTFE; this is encoded by the coding sequence ATGAGATATCAAGAGTATCGCCAATCTCTTAAGAGAAAAATTCACCATCTTCCAACAATTGTGGCAACATTTTACGCAATAATTGGAGCAACTTCTATCATACTTTTCGACTTTCTTTTTTTACAGGTGGTCGATGCAGAAAACCTCTACTATTATCCTTATGAAATCTGGCGAGGCTTGATCATAACAGCATTGCTCTACTTTACAGTTCGCTATTTTACCAACAAAATAGAAAAGATGGACGAAGAGCTTATGGAAAAACACAAGTCTTTGCAGTCAGCCTACAGAGAAATTAATACGCAACTAGAAGCTCTTCAAAAAAGCGAAAGATCTCGCAAGCAAAGTGAGAAGAGACTCACCTTGCTTGCGAAAAATTCCCAAGACATCATTTATCGTTTTCAACGCAATCCCTTTGTCTTTCAATACATCAGTCCCGTCATTAAAAAGTATACAGGGTATGCACCTGAAGATTTTTACCACAATAGTTCTTTGATTTCTCAGGTTATCCACCCTGATGATCAAGAGAAAGCCAAAAACGTCGTGCAAGACGGTAAGATTTCGGAGCGAGATTGCTTCCGTTGGGTTCACCAAGACGGAAGAATTTTCTGGATGGATTATCATAGATTCCTGATTCGAAACGAGGAAGGTCAGATTATTGCTGTAGAAGGTATCATTCGAGATATCACCGATACAAAACTACAACAAATAGAATTGGAAAGACAAAATGAATTGCTCTTAGAATATGCAGAGCAATTGCGGAAAGCCAACACGGAACTTACTTCCTTGGACCGCATGAAAACAGAGTTCTTAGCCAATACATCCCATGAATTGCGTACGCCTCTCAATTCCGTATTGGGCTATCTGGAGATGTTAAAAAGCGATTTCTGTGAAACAGAAGAAGAAAAAAAGGAATACTTAAAAAGAATTGACGACAGTGCAAAGGAACTGCTGGATGTTATAGAAGAGATCTTAGCGATGGCGCAAATCGAAGCAGGCAATATCTGTCTAGAATGTACAGAAGTAGAGGTAAATGATTTTCTGCAAAATATAAAGCAATTATACGAATCGAAAATGAAACATAGATTTTTGTCTTTTGAAGTTGTACCTTTAACAGAAAGTTGTCATATACGAGTTGATGTCAATCGTCTTTACCAGATCTTTAAGAGCATCATAGAGAATTCGATGAAATTCACTATCAAAGGTAAGATTACGATTGCGGCGCATCGAAAGAAAAAGTTTATATGCTTTGCAATCGAAGATTCAGGAATAGGAATTTCTAAAGAAGATCAAGAGAATATATTTGAAAAATTTGTACAAGTTGATGGGACGATTAAGCGACGCTACCCTGGTCTTGGTCTTGGCTTAACAATTAGTCGTGCTTTAACAGAAAAAATGGATGGTTCTATTTCGATTTACAGTGAGGGCTTGGGTAAAGGAACCACAGTTATGATCATTTTACCTGTTATAGAAAAGAATTATGAAAAAAAGACGACTTTCGAATGA
- a CDS encoding helix-turn-helix domain-containing protein, protein MTNILDTVAFNIRNIRLKKGFTQEQLAELSGLHRTYIGALERGKRNISLVNLKKICAALEISPPKIFLKLRKRDKNNKVSRKWYKRKNGAGENNHCVSSANHSDEMFHIALKNTSIIIAHCDLELKYTWIYNSHPDFLYDSCIGKKDDDLGINEGILQLINLKKKVIETGIGARETISFPLSNGMIAYDVIAEPLKDNDNQIIGVTTVSTPQRPKSKE, encoded by the coding sequence ATGACCAATATTTTAGATACAGTAGCTTTCAATATTCGTAATATAAGGTTGAAAAAAGGGTTTACTCAAGAACAATTGGCTGAGTTATCAGGTTTACATAGAACTTATATTGGTGCATTAGAAAGAGGTAAAAGGAATATATCACTGGTAAATTTAAAGAAAATTTGTGCAGCCTTAGAGATATCGCCGCCAAAGATTTTCCTTAAATTAAGAAAAAGGGATAAAAACAATAAGGTATCAAGAAAGTGGTATAAAAGAAAAAATGGAGCAGGAGAAAACAACCATTGTGTGAGCTCAGCAAACCATTCCGATGAAATGTTTCATATAGCTTTAAAAAATACTTCCATTATTATTGCCCACTGTGATTTAGAATTGAAATATACATGGATTTACAATTCCCATCCCGATTTTCTATATGATAGCTGTATAGGTAAAAAAGATGACGATCTTGGTATAAACGAAGGCATTCTTCAATTGATCAATTTGAAGAAAAAGGTAATCGAAACAGGTATAGGAGCCCGAGAAACGATATCATTTCCTTTATCGAATGGAATGATAGCTTATGATGTGATTGCTGAACCCTTAAAAGATAATGATAATCAAATAATAGGCGTAACTACTGTTTCGACTCCCCAAAGGCCAAAATCAAAAGAATAG
- a CDS encoding recombinase family protein, with the protein MPKVIIYARNNTNHLGELDDQVQELLGFAKKKGFEVVALFKEVASGASTDRLALHEVVKLIQDQPDTLLLVKDMSRISDDHSELSKFLGLFSNKVITVLD; encoded by the coding sequence ATGCCCAAGGTCATAATTTATGCTCGAAACAACACGAATCATCTTGGAGAACTTGACGATCAAGTACAAGAATTATTAGGTTTTGCTAAGAAGAAGGGCTTTGAGGTGGTAGCCTTATTCAAAGAAGTGGCTTCGGGAGCATCGACGGATCGCTTAGCCCTACATGAAGTCGTTAAGCTGATACAAGATCAACCTGATACATTGTTATTGGTCAAAGACATGTCGCGGATTTCAGATGATCATAGTGAACTTAGTAAATTTTTAGGCCTTTTTTCGAACAAAGTCATTACAGTTTTAGACTAA
- the gap gene encoding type I glyceraldehyde-3-phosphate dehydrogenase: protein MSTRLGINGFGRIGRNVFRAALEREDIDIVAINVTSDPETVAYLLTYDSVHGVLKADIRTTSNSLIVNGKEVRIVSNRDPAQLPWAELGVDIVIESTGKFNNREGSAKHLEGGAKKVLITAPAKNEDATIVMGVNDSIYDPDKHHIISNASCTTNCLAPVAKVLHQNFGIQQGLMTTVHAFTNDQWILDNPHKDLRRARALGMSIIPTTTGAAKAVALVLPELKGKLNGFSMRVPVPNVSVVDLVVDLERKVDKEEVNAALRAAAEGELKGILGVCDEPLVSRDFLTDPRSAIVDALSTMSTDNNMIKVVAWYDNEWGYSCRVLDLAEKIGRSL, encoded by the coding sequence TTGTCCACTCGTCTAGGTATTAATGGCTTTGGCCGCATTGGTCGAAATGTTTTTAGAGCGGCACTGGAAAGAGAAGATATTGACATTGTTGCTATCAACGTTACATCTGATCCAGAGACAGTTGCTTATTTGCTAACCTATGATTCTGTACACGGAGTACTTAAAGCCGACATTCGCACAACTTCGAATAGCTTAATCGTAAATGGAAAAGAAGTTCGAATCGTATCAAATCGCGATCCTGCGCAATTGCCCTGGGCAGAATTAGGTGTAGATATTGTCATTGAGTCAACAGGTAAATTCAACAATCGCGAAGGCTCAGCCAAGCATTTAGAGGGCGGCGCGAAGAAAGTATTGATTACGGCACCAGCAAAAAATGAAGATGCAACTATTGTCATGGGTGTCAATGATTCCATTTACGATCCAGACAAGCATCATATCATTTCGAATGCTTCATGCACCACCAACTGTTTGGCACCTGTGGCCAAAGTACTGCATCAGAACTTTGGCATTCAGCAAGGTTTGATGACAACAGTACATGCTTTTACAAACGATCAATGGATTCTTGACAATCCTCACAAGGATTTAAGAAGAGCAAGAGCCCTAGGTATGTCTATTATACCTACCACAACAGGTGCAGCCAAAGCAGTCGCACTTGTCTTACCAGAACTAAAAGGTAAACTTAATGGCTTTTCCATGCGTGTGCCTGTTCCGAACGTCTCCGTTGTGGATCTCGTTGTAGATTTAGAACGCAAAGTTGACAAAGAGGAAGTCAACGCCGCTCTTCGTGCTGCTGCAGAAGGAGAGCTGAAAGGAATTCTCGGTGTTTGCGATGAGCCACTCGTATCTCGGGATTTCTTAACAGATCCACGCTCTGCCATTGTAGATGCTCTTTCTACCATGTCAACGGACAATAACATGATTAAAGTCGTAGCTTGGTACGATAACGAATGGGGTTACTCTTGCCGCGTTCTTGATCTGGCAGAAAAAATCGGGCGATCCCTGTAA
- a CDS encoding putative amidoligase domain-containing protein — MNIYIRYDQYTSVSDLIRKLSAKGIKVSSGKDKPTHYVDWLIHWMQPKEKIETSSALRSYNSQSSHIHPEQYNEVEAILHQNHFRAFLGGEGTAWPITLWPKEYRIYLWDSKVVATERRIVLSSQLKDIKKGSQQNFQWVSNLTEWEKDRLLPSATRALHCLGLDFGKVHIGMNRSNGPVILGIDAAPTVQKKLAQAYADQIVGSLKKWQQKSKLTIGSDPEFMLSLQPGHRMVPASRFFPRQGVVGCDSRRAFGASDDLPLAEVRPEPAQSANEAVEKIRAALREAIKLCPYANIAWVAGSEPYPGYPTGGHIHFGGIDANNQLLRALDQYVALPLLFLENQDRAKQRRQFYGTLGDFRTKSHGFEYRTPGSWISTPELTRIALTLASLVAKNYRNLSRWDFLDRKVQEAFYNSDVEALLPVFKESLTELYEVDGTEETRILINMVWLMYQDGIGNNEKVDLRRSWNLPIGVQRYRHIPRPRHSFSWLPGRAIR, encoded by the coding sequence ATGAACATATATATACGCTATGATCAATATACAAGTGTATCCGATCTAATTCGAAAACTTTCAGCCAAAGGAATCAAAGTTTCTTCTGGAAAAGATAAGCCGACCCATTACGTGGATTGGCTAATTCACTGGATGCAACCAAAAGAGAAAATAGAAACTTCATCGGCATTGAGAAGTTATAACAGCCAGAGCAGCCATATTCATCCAGAGCAATACAATGAAGTAGAAGCAATTCTTCATCAAAATCATTTTCGAGCCTTTTTAGGTGGAGAAGGAACGGCGTGGCCTATTACGTTATGGCCCAAAGAATACCGAATCTACCTCTGGGACTCCAAGGTAGTCGCTACAGAAAGAAGGATCGTTCTTAGCAGCCAGTTAAAAGATATCAAAAAAGGTTCACAACAGAACTTTCAATGGGTGAGTAATTTAACAGAATGGGAAAAAGATCGACTTCTTCCCAGTGCAACAAGAGCACTGCACTGTCTCGGCTTGGACTTTGGTAAAGTCCATATTGGTATGAACCGCTCCAATGGACCGGTAATCTTAGGTATCGATGCAGCTCCAACAGTACAAAAAAAACTAGCCCAAGCTTATGCCGATCAGATAGTAGGGTCGTTGAAAAAGTGGCAACAAAAAAGCAAACTCACCATTGGGTCTGATCCAGAGTTTATGCTTTCCTTACAACCAGGCCATCGCATGGTCCCTGCTTCACGCTTTTTTCCTCGCCAAGGTGTCGTTGGCTGTGATAGTCGTAGGGCTTTTGGTGCTTCTGACGATTTGCCTTTAGCAGAAGTGCGACCAGAACCAGCACAGTCTGCCAACGAAGCTGTAGAAAAGATCAGAGCGGCCTTGCGAGAAGCAATAAAGCTTTGTCCCTATGCCAATATAGCTTGGGTCGCTGGTTCAGAACCTTATCCCGGTTATCCTACAGGAGGGCATATCCATTTTGGTGGCATTGACGCGAATAATCAACTGCTACGAGCTCTCGATCAATATGTAGCATTGCCTTTGCTTTTTTTAGAAAATCAAGATCGAGCCAAACAGAGGCGGCAGTTTTATGGAACACTTGGTGATTTTCGCACCAAGTCTCATGGCTTTGAATATCGAACACCAGGTTCCTGGATTTCAACACCGGAACTCACTCGAATTGCATTGACGCTGGCTTCCTTAGTGGCAAAAAACTATCGAAATTTATCACGATGGGACTTCCTCGACCGAAAGGTACAAGAAGCTTTCTATAACAGTGACGTAGAAGCGCTTTTACCTGTTTTTAAAGAATCCCTGACAGAACTATATGAAGTAGATGGAACAGAAGAAACACGTATCTTAATCAACATGGTCTGGCTTATGTATCAAGATGGTATCGGTAATAACGAGAAAGTAGATTTGCGTCGATCTTGGAACTTACCCATTGGTGTACAACGATACAGGCATATTCCTAGACCTCGTCACTCTTTCTCTTGGCTACCAGGGCGAGCCATACGATAG
- a CDS encoding YheC/YheD family endospore coat-associated protein, producing the protein MLAHIIVALKRRGIDAVAIPIQKAEKSDTVLGWCPVYADQKGNWKAKKVKSPPIYYNRIMGRRREGTEVVQKALERLQKNKKMYFNPRYLSKADIHCHLAESMLAKHIPETIIKPTPQDVIEALKNWPTVYLKPLESCQGRGIFRLEGCRYGWKAIGIQRMKMKKLYFQQDHKLLYWLSKLLQRRDYLSQQGIHLDKWRNRPYDLRVLVQKNEQGQWAYVGAGIRLAAPGHVVTHRPNGGQIVKPEKIMVRKFGYRGWKDKKKELAQLAEEAATTIEREYKSPFGLLTLDVACADCGKLWILEINSKPGSFDEGAIQRRSYDLLAAYIRHLQDQRREENEHIYTL; encoded by the coding sequence ATGTTGGCCCATATTATCGTAGCATTAAAAAGACGGGGCATCGACGCAGTAGCCATACCGATCCAAAAGGCGGAAAAAAGTGATACAGTTCTAGGCTGGTGTCCTGTCTACGCCGATCAGAAGGGCAACTGGAAAGCAAAAAAAGTAAAATCACCACCTATATACTACAATCGTATCATGGGACGAAGAAGAGAAGGGACAGAAGTCGTTCAAAAAGCATTAGAACGATTGCAAAAAAATAAGAAAATGTACTTCAACCCTCGCTATCTTTCTAAGGCTGATATACATTGTCATCTTGCCGAAAGTATGCTGGCAAAGCATATTCCAGAAACAATCATCAAGCCAACACCGCAAGATGTTATAGAAGCGTTAAAGAATTGGCCTACAGTCTATCTAAAGCCTCTAGAAAGCTGTCAAGGGAGAGGGATTTTTCGACTAGAAGGATGCCGCTATGGTTGGAAAGCCATAGGAATTCAACGAATGAAGATGAAAAAGCTTTATTTTCAACAAGATCATAAACTTTTATATTGGTTAAGTAAATTGCTACAGCGCCGTGACTATCTGAGCCAACAAGGTATCCATCTCGACAAATGGCGAAACAGACCTTATGATTTGCGCGTTCTGGTACAAAAAAACGAACAAGGACAGTGGGCCTATGTAGGAGCGGGAATTCGATTGGCCGCACCCGGTCATGTGGTTACCCATCGACCCAATGGAGGGCAAATCGTTAAGCCTGAGAAAATTATGGTAAGAAAGTTTGGCTATCGTGGTTGGAAGGACAAGAAAAAAGAGCTGGCTCAATTGGCTGAAGAAGCGGCTACTACCATAGAGAGAGAATACAAAAGCCCTTTTGGCTTACTTACCTTAGATGTAGCTTGTGCAGATTGCGGAAAATTATGGATTCTAGAAATCAACTCTAAGCCAGGTTCTTTTGATGAGGGAGCGATTCAACGAAGAAGCTACGATCTATTAGCTGCTTATATTCGCCATCTACAGGATCAAAGGAGGGAAGAAAATGAACATATATATACGCTATGA